TTTGAACGAGGCAGCCTTATTCCAAACCTCATTTCTTTCTGTGGTCAAAACATGAATCCAATTGCTGCCCCTGAAGATGAGGGTCAGGTAAATATCAAATATTTGTCGTGGCTTACTTAAATAATTACATCTGTTATCTTCATACTTGTATTTCCCTTGTCAGCTTACAAAACTTACAACTTTCTGTTTTTCCAGGCAACGGCAAGAGAaattgaagaggaaaaagcaCTTAGGCGATTTATTCACTTACAGTTCCCGTCTTGCACTGATCTTGATCTAGTCAGATTATTTCTTCATCGCTATCGCTATCGCCCTGACCCCCCGCCGCGAGTGGAAGATAAGAAGCAAGGTATAAAAGCAGCATTTTAAAGATTAACTTAAAGTTGAGtaagaaactaaaaatttgtttcgtcTTGAAGTTATCCGATTAGAAATTTGTCCGGCCTTATACTTGTCTGTAATCTAAAATACCGTTGCATGTTCAAGGTGAAATAGAAAATCTGAAGGAAAAGCAACTATTTTGGGCGGCACTTTTCGAAGAGAAGAAATTAGCGTCTCAACTTGCCTCGCTCGCGACTAAAAATGTGGATGGGATCACGTACGATGACATGCCGCAGTACGGCCAAATACACGTCAAAGCTGAATCCGGCTCAACATTGGGTGACAATTTTCAGAGTGACATGTTCATTGTAACGGCTCAACTGACCCGGACTAATAACACTGTCAAAGACGATACTTCCATTAGTACTTTGAGTACTTTTGTTAAGGTATCTTCTTATTTAAATACGGCAATATCAGCCAGAAAAAAGTATTAATACTGAAATATTATGTTTTACATTTGAAGGTGCAGCCGTCGAATTCGTTTCTGCGTCAAGCGGCGGACGATATGTGCGCTCATCACCGTGAGATCAACATGTACCACAATTTCTTTAGACTCCTGCGGGAAGTGCACGAAGACCATccaatgttattttattttctgaatgTTCCGGATGTGTACTACAGCCATATTGAGGATATAATCCCGGGAGAAACGGATGGATCGGCAACTTGTATTCTCCTTGAAAATCTCAAAACCGAAGGCTATCGTATGGCTGATAAAGTAGAAGGAGGTGATTATCAACACTGTAAAATGGCACTTAATTCACTGGCCCATTACCACGCCTTGACGTTGAGTGCGGTGAGAAAATGGAAGGATCCGACAACTGGCGAATTATCACACGTTCCGTCCTCTGCAAAGTTCCttgtagaagaaaaaacattttacgaGTATGGGATGGTAAAATACattgaaaattcttttaaatgtttcctcgattttgtccaaaaagagGAAAGACCTGACGTAAGCACtaaaatatattattttcattcaatctttaattaaattcttaaaaaattgataaaagtTAGGTGAATGGCTAGCAGAATTGCTACAACGTCTACCGGAGATCATCCTCGTCGACACTTTGGAAAGTTCTGGTCCATTGGCTTGCATCTTGCACGGAGATTACTGTATTAACAACATTTTGTTCAAATACG
The sequence above is drawn from the Daphnia pulicaria isolate SC F1-1A chromosome 1, SC_F0-13Bv2, whole genome shotgun sequence genome and encodes:
- the LOC124320970 gene encoding uncharacterized protein LOC124320970, coding for MNPIAAPEDEGQATAREIEEEKALRRFIHLQFPSCTDLDLVRLFLHRYRYRPDPPPRVEDKKQGEIENLKEKQLFWAALFEEKKLASQLASLATKNVDGITYDDMPQYGQIHVKAESGSTLGDNFQSDMFIVTAQLTRTNNTVKDDTSISTLSTFVKVQPSNSFLRQAADDMCAHHREINMYHNFFRLLREVHEDHPMLFYFLNVPDVYYSHIEDIIPGETDGSATCILLENLKTEGYRMADKVEGGDYQHCKMALNSLAHYHALTLSAVRKWKDPTTGELSHVPSSAKFLVEEKTFYEYGMVKYIENSFKCFLDFVQKEERPDLGEWLAELLQRLPEIILVDTLESSGPLACILHGDYCINNILFKYDSIRVKGTNIPVSLKMLDFQTSRIGHPLSDVLYFFYSSTKPETREEDMLVLLRYYFNTLTADLRLLSVSLDDYTWQDFLSDYKKRSLMWMFMGVMVLSGVLNKKSVSNLQDLDAEEKLKGPKPETNMEPIKGEMGISLGMEETMKNMMVSYELSDSAILSESLIKLMDEVKALNCC